In one window of Romboutsia hominis DNA:
- a CDS encoding CAP-associated domain-containing protein, with product MKSILLIGGVITSLLLFNLNIDNSKKEIDANNNVNNKSINISNTKDIYNIKIGERKEKLLSLFGQPDRIDESEYGFNWYIYNNDYNNFFMVGIEDEVVKGIYSNSLNSCETENINIGDKRDDVRKLYTPIEYKKKGNIKYIISSEGQYDIIEINNKYITFFYDIHDEYKICSYQVIDSKNESDMKSIYASPSEKLKKSFEMQVIDLTNSVRAKNGLNKLKYSEMATTSSKKHSLDMVDKNYFDHINKENETPFDRMNEEGIKYISAGENIAAGQTSAIYAHEALMNSKGHRKNILGNYNSIGVGVEFGGDYNIYYTQNFYR from the coding sequence TTGAAAAGTATATTATTAATAGGAGGAGTAATAACAAGCTTATTACTTTTTAATTTAAATATAGATAATAGCAAAAAAGAGATAGATGCAAATAATAATGTTAATAATAAGTCTATAAATATTAGTAATACAAAAGACATTTATAATATAAAAATTGGAGAGCGTAAAGAAAAATTATTATCGTTATTTGGTCAACCAGATAGAATAGATGAAAGTGAATATGGATTTAATTGGTATATATATAATAATGATTATAATAATTTTTTTATGGTAGGTATTGAAGATGAAGTTGTCAAAGGAATATATAGTAATTCATTAAATTCATGTGAAACAGAAAATATAAATATAGGTGATAAAAGAGATGATGTAAGGAAGTTGTATACACCTATAGAATATAAGAAAAAAGGAAATATTAAATATATTATTAGTTCGGAAGGTCAATATGACATAATAGAGATAAATAATAAATATATAACATTCTTTTATGATATACATGATGAATATAAAATATGTTCATATCAAGTTATAGATTCTAAAAATGAAAGTGATATGAAATCTATATATGCAAGCCCAAGCGAAAAATTAAAAAAGAGTTTTGAAATGCAAGTTATAGATTTAACTAATAGCGTGAGAGCAAAAAATGGATTAAATAAGTTAAAATACAGTGAAATGGCTACTACGAGTTCAAAAAAACATAGCTTAGATATGGTAGATAAAAACTACTTTGATCATATTAATAAAGAAAATGAAACACCCTTTGATAGGATGAATGAAGAAGGTATTAAATATATAAGTGCAGGAGAAAATATTGCAGCAGGTCAAACTAGTGCAATATATGCTCATGAAGCATTAATGAATTCTAAAGGACATAGAAAAAATATTTTAGGTAATTATAATAGTATAGGAGTAGGAGTTGAATTTGGAGGAGATTATAATATTTATTACACTCAAAACTTTTATAGATAA
- a CDS encoding MORN repeat-containing protein — MSLSNEYFDIYNQYVKFINNIKREVKFIQKLKTKKKEVATEEEVKAIEEENTIESDIKQRRPASKVYNFSNGDVYIGTVIDGKMSGKGIYTFLEGIEYSGEFKDNMKDGNGECIFTNGNMYIGEFKEDLMSGIGKMVYSNGNEYIGEWCSGKRHGVGVYTWSDGCIYFGEFKYNKMEGIGECYDHEKELIYKGEWKNNLAHGKGTYIWPNGKRYEGEFAHGKKHGVGIFYIDDELVYEGTWKFDKPSICNRTLDEIFSYIK, encoded by the coding sequence ATGAGTTTATCTAATGAATATTTTGATATATATAATCAGTATGTAAAGTTTATAAATAATATAAAAAGAGAAGTTAAATTTATACAAAAGTTAAAGACAAAGAAAAAAGAAGTTGCTACTGAAGAAGAAGTTAAAGCAATAGAAGAAGAGAATACAATTGAAAGTGATATAAAACAAAGAAGACCAGCTAGTAAAGTATACAATTTTTCAAATGGAGATGTATATATAGGAACAGTTATAGATGGCAAGATGAGTGGAAAAGGAATATACACATTTTTAGAAGGAATAGAATATAGTGGTGAGTTTAAAGATAATATGAAAGATGGAAATGGAGAATGCATATTTACAAATGGAAATATGTATATAGGTGAGTTTAAAGAAGATTTAATGAGCGGAATAGGAAAAATGGTATATAGTAATGGTAATGAATATATAGGTGAGTGGTGTAGTGGGAAAAGACATGGTGTAGGAGTATATACATGGAGTGATGGATGTATATATTTTGGAGAGTTTAAATACAATAAAATGGAGGGTATTGGCGAGTGCTATGATCATGAAAAAGAACTTATATATAAAGGAGAATGGAAAAATAATTTAGCTCATGGTAAAGGAACCTATATATGGCCAAATGGAAAAAGATATGAAGGTGAATTTGCACATGGGAAAAAGCATGGTGTTGGAATATTTTATATAGATGATGAATTGGTATATGAAGGCACTTGGAAATTTGATAAACCATCAATATGTAATAGAACACTGGATGAAATATTTTCTTATATAAAATAA
- a CDS encoding YitT family protein: MSKVNTTLEDNAFLRYLVVIGGMLVACIGVNGFLRPAHLLSGGVPGASTAINYLTGINIGLLTFLINIPIFILGFIYLEKEFCISSLINMMIFSFLLGITQDIAQYIPINDVLLQSVYGGILSGIGSGIVFRTKSSQGGTDILAAILKFKKNIPMKDTTLSINILIVSIGGVLFGMDLALYTLIGMFISAYCMNFVKDAMNYQKSVMVVSRESNSIAKEIMSELHRGVTFLEAEGAYTHEKKKLIYCIVSSNEIPKIKEIALKYDKKSFISVNDVSEVKGRGFKEKYL; the protein is encoded by the coding sequence ATGAGCAAAGTTAACACCACTTTAGAAGATAATGCTTTTTTAAGATATTTAGTGGTAATAGGTGGAATGCTTGTAGCATGTATAGGTGTCAATGGTTTTTTAAGACCAGCGCATCTATTAAGTGGGGGAGTACCAGGTGCCTCTACAGCTATAAATTACTTAACTGGAATAAACATAGGTCTTTTAACATTTTTAATAAATATACCTATATTTATATTAGGGTTTATATACTTAGAAAAAGAATTTTGTATATCTAGTTTAATAAACATGATGATATTTTCTTTTTTACTAGGTATAACTCAAGATATAGCTCAATATATACCTATAAATGATGTATTACTTCAAAGTGTTTATGGAGGGATATTATCAGGAATTGGAAGTGGTATTGTATTTAGAACAAAATCATCACAAGGTGGTACAGATATATTAGCTGCAATATTGAAATTTAAGAAAAATATTCCCATGAAAGATACAACACTATCTATAAATATACTAATAGTATCTATAGGTGGAGTATTATTTGGAATGGATTTAGCATTATACACATTAATAGGTATGTTTATAAGTGCATACTGTATGAATTTTGTGAAAGATGCTATGAATTATCAAAAGTCAGTTATGGTTGTATCTAGAGAAAGCAATAGTATAGCAAAAGAGATAATGAGTGAACTTCATAGAGGTGTAACTTTCTTAGAAGCTGAAGGTGCATATACTCATGAGAAGAAAAAACTTATATATTGCATAGTATCATCAAATGAGATACCTAAAATAAAGGAAATTGCTTTAAAATACGATAAAAAATCATTTATATCTGTAAATGATGTAAGTGAGGTTAAGGGTAGAGGATTTAAAGAAAAGTACTTATAA
- a CDS encoding LrgB family protein gives MYNVLNTPIFGIVITIIFFNIGLYIQRKTKSALMNPLLIAIVGIILFLNITKIPYESYKKGADSINYFLGPVTVILAVPLYKQFDLFKKHILEILVGITTGVVVSFISIKIIAGFTDADISIINSLIPKSITTPMGLSLTNTINGIESITVVAIIFTGILGAIMAELVFKLGRIKHPVAKGIALGTSAHALGTSKALELGEIEGAMSGLSIGISGIITVILIPIIINMI, from the coding sequence ATGTATAATGTTTTAAACACACCTATATTTGGGATAGTAATAACTATAATATTTTTTAACATAGGACTTTATATACAAAGGAAAACTAAAAGTGCTTTAATGAATCCACTTTTAATTGCAATAGTTGGAATTATATTATTTTTAAATATAACTAAGATACCATATGAAAGTTATAAAAAAGGTGCAGATAGTATAAATTACTTTTTAGGTCCTGTAACGGTTATATTAGCAGTACCATTATATAAGCAATTTGACTTATTTAAAAAACATATACTAGAAATATTAGTAGGTATAACTACAGGTGTAGTAGTATCATTTATTTCTATAAAGATAATAGCTGGTTTTACAGATGCAGATATTAGTATAATAAATTCTTTAATACCTAAATCTATAACGACACCTATGGGATTATCTCTTACTAATACTATAAATGGTATAGAGTCTATAACTGTAGTGGCAATAATATTTACAGGTATACTTGGTGCTATAATGGCAGAGCTTGTATTTAAGCTTGGAAGAATAAAACATCCTGTAGCAAAAGGAATAGCACTTGGAACATCAGCACATGCACTTGGAACATCAAAGGCTTTAGAATTAGGAGAAATAGAAGGTGCTATGAGTGGATTATCTATAGGTATATCTGGGATAATTACAGTCATATTAATACCTATAATAATCAATATGATATAA
- a CDS encoding CidA/LrgA family protein produces the protein MKLFNQLVLILGVWALGEYISSFIQNIVIVPGSIVGMILLFILLKANIIKVDKLEDIGNLLLDNMALFFIPAGVSLIRSLGLIEKNVFVLLITIFFSTILVMYITGIVVEKMIKNKVKEN, from the coding sequence ATGAAATTATTTAATCAATTAGTATTAATACTAGGTGTATGGGCTTTAGGTGAGTACATAAGCTCATTCATACAAAATATAGTAATTGTACCGGGTAGTATAGTTGGTATGATATTACTATTTATACTTTTAAAAGCCAATATAATAAAAGTGGACAAGCTTGAAGATATAGGTAATCTATTGCTAGATAATATGGCTTTATTTTTCATACCGGCAGGGGTTTCACTTATAAGATCGTTAGGTCTTATTGAAAAAAATGTATTTGTATTACTAATAACTATATTTTTTAGTACTATTTTAGTTATGTACATAACTGGAATAGTAGTAGAAAAGATGATTAAAAATAAAGTTAAGGAGAATTAG
- a CDS encoding WG repeat-containing protein: protein MDNKELFLPILRDGKYGFVDKEGNVIVRPKFKYVSERLKDGYSVITYIKKIRGINRWIFGYIDKLGNTKVYLHIDSISDFNEGLSRAKAYNKYGYLDKNLDLAIDFKYECAGDFSEGLANIKINKRWGYINSNGEVIIAPKYTYANQFKDNTSLVEYKNKYGYINRKGEFIIKPTYEIATDFSEGLAAVRNNNKWGYIDKYGKLKIDFKFDKAKPFSEGLAAVCINEKWGYINKNGDVVIDAIFDYACSFKEGLGRFNIDTNSLIRGINNNKCGKWGFINKSGDIEILPIYESLSDFKDGYSEIINGKNNNYIDKYGKLLL, encoded by the coding sequence ATGGATAATAAAGAGCTTTTTCTCCCGATACTTAGGGATGGAAAATATGGATTTGTAGATAAAGAAGGCAATGTTATTGTAAGGCCTAAATTCAAGTATGTATCAGAGCGACTAAAAGATGGATATAGTGTCATTACATATATAAAAAAAATAAGAGGAATCAATAGGTGGATATTTGGGTATATAGATAAATTAGGAAATACTAAAGTCTATTTACACATAGATAGTATATCTGATTTTAATGAAGGATTATCTAGAGCCAAAGCCTACAATAAATATGGATATTTAGATAAAAATTTAGATTTAGCCATAGATTTTAAATATGAATGTGCGGGTGATTTTAGTGAAGGTTTAGCTAATATAAAAATAAATAAGAGGTGGGGGTATATAAACTCTAATGGAGAAGTGATTATAGCTCCAAAATATACTTATGCAAATCAATTTAAAGATAATACTTCATTAGTAGAATATAAAAATAAGTATGGCTATATAAATAGAAAAGGGGAGTTTATAATAAAACCTACATATGAAATAGCAACAGACTTTAGTGAAGGATTAGCAGCTGTTAGAAATAATAATAAATGGGGATATATAGATAAATATGGGAAATTAAAGATTGATTTTAAGTTTGATAAAGCAAAGCCATTTAGCGAAGGATTAGCAGCTGTATGTATAAATGAAAAATGGGGATATATAAACAAAAATGGTGATGTAGTTATAGATGCTATATTTGACTATGCTTGTAGCTTTAAAGAAGGGTTAGGTAGGTTTAATATAGATACTAACTCACTCATAAGAGGAATAAATAATAATAAATGTGGGAAATGGGGATTTATAAATAAAAGTGGTGATATAGAGATACTTCCAATATATGAATCTCTATCTGATTTTAAAGATGGATACTCTGAAATAATAAATGGAAAAAATAACAATTATATAGATAAGTATGGAAAATTACTATTATAA
- a CDS encoding tetratricopeptide repeat protein, with protein sequence MILGKIIKKDIKQMPRKILDISLVEDNKSDLTFFNIDEEETNETLKALKQSYVTNNYKEETILNLQNTLKSNSEDTSKELKLESYKRYNNALDLSLKGYLTSAYELIEKAIEINPKDVDILNLKGLLTLLKCDFAKAFESFYTAMCYGNNELSRKYVDMLSSDEFKVFLGRYNHSIRFINEEMNQESIHILENMIDDDPDLIEPYIILSLIYDKIGNVKKREHYLSRLREVDKDNPLFENKKEDKEEKKEDIKPKKKSKNSKPFLIFGVCLLLALGAYHMYSKNKIDKLNEKLSNHEQELDKADKKLNEKEQEIKEKEKELDNAKSENKKEDTQVIVSDEETLYNKAVDESKDKNYKEAIKNFEYIVSQGKSKKYISEAVYQLALLNEKIGNDDEAVKYYKKYINTYTKNDQYYDDAFYQLGMLYYKMGDLKNAKNTFYGLKNEVPDSMYNNSKVNDILKEK encoded by the coding sequence ATGATTTTAGGTAAAATTATCAAAAAAGATATAAAGCAAATGCCTAGAAAAATTTTAGATATATCTTTAGTTGAAGATAACAAAAGTGATTTGACATTTTTTAATATAGATGAAGAAGAAACGAATGAGACATTAAAGGCATTAAAGCAAAGTTATGTAACTAATAACTATAAAGAAGAAACAATATTAAACTTACAAAATACACTAAAGAGTAATTCAGAAGATACTTCAAAAGAATTAAAGTTAGAATCATATAAAAGGTATAATAATGCACTTGATTTATCTTTAAAGGGATATTTAACTAGTGCTTATGAATTAATAGAAAAAGCTATAGAGATAAATCCAAAAGATGTAGATATACTTAATTTAAAAGGATTACTTACTCTATTAAAATGTGATTTTGCTAAGGCTTTTGAAAGTTTTTACACTGCTATGTGTTATGGTAACAATGAACTATCTAGAAAGTATGTAGATATGTTATCATCTGATGAATTTAAAGTATTCTTAGGTAGATATAATCACTCTATAAGATTTATTAATGAGGAGATGAATCAAGAATCAATACATATACTTGAAAATATGATAGATGATGACCCAGATTTAATAGAGCCATATATAATACTTTCTTTAATATATGATAAGATAGGTAACGTTAAAAAGAGAGAACATTATCTAAGTAGATTAAGAGAAGTAGATAAAGATAATCCTTTGTTTGAAAATAAGAAGGAAGATAAAGAAGAGAAAAAAGAAGATATTAAGCCTAAGAAAAAGTCTAAGAATAGTAAGCCATTTTTAATATTTGGAGTATGTTTACTTTTGGCATTAGGTGCATATCATATGTATAGCAAAAATAAAATTGATAAATTAAATGAGAAATTAAGTAATCACGAGCAAGAACTAGATAAAGCTGATAAAAAACTAAATGAAAAAGAACAAGAAATAAAAGAGAAAGAAAAAGAATTAGATAATGCAAAAAGCGAAAATAAAAAAGAAGATACACAAGTTATAGTTTCTGATGAGGAAACTTTATATAATAAAGCAGTTGATGAGTCTAAGGATAAAAATTATAAAGAGGCTATAAAAAACTTCGAATATATTGTATCTCAAGGAAAAAGTAAGAAATATATATCAGAAGCTGTATACCAGTTAGCATTATTAAATGAAAAGATAGGTAATGATGATGAAGCTGTAAAATATTATAAAAAATATATAAATACTTATACAAAGAATGATCAATATTATGATGATGCATTTTACCAATTAGGAATGCTTTATTATAAAATGGGTGACTTAAAAAATGCAAAAAACACATTCTATGGGCTAAAAAATGAAGTACCAGATAGTATGTATAACAATTCAAAAGTTAATGATATATTAAAAGAAAAATAA
- a CDS encoding VanW family protein, translating into MKDVKKYVYAAAGVILLGIIVFIGFISFQINGNKILKNTYVNSISIGNMTREEAKDVLNKKYDIKQIYISYSDKLWKINSKDIDLKYSLDETINEALSINREDSMIDNIKKTIKANFGAKNNIELKIDYNKEKLIKCVKDISKDINIDMEDAKLDINNSKVEVLSGHKGQEVDVNKSVENIISQLKKGNKKEDLAVKVTNQNVKKEDIQHIDTLLASYSTKFDSSVAGRTTNIRLAASRTSDKLLMPGETFSYNENTLMRTVSNGYKNAPVIVQGVVQEGVGGGVCQVSSTLYNTVLYSGLEIVELKNHSIPSTYVAKGRDATVTDGGIDFVFKNNLKQPIYLKNYVSGNRVICQIYGSKSDKQNVDILTNIDGVSQAPIKRVDDPTLPKGKEKQLEKARNAYTVSTYRVYKNSNGEVLKKEKVYTSYYPKKQGVIAVGTMEVKTPEQKPVRPEKPNQQEQKPVQPEALTPPPEQNPNPDTPSVS; encoded by the coding sequence ATGAAAGATGTAAAAAAATATGTATACGCTGCAGCGGGTGTAATATTATTGGGGATAATTGTTTTTATAGGTTTTATAAGTTTTCAAATAAACGGAAATAAAATACTTAAAAACACATATGTTAACAGCATATCAATAGGAAATATGACAAGAGAAGAAGCTAAAGATGTACTAAATAAAAAATATGACATAAAACAAATATACATTTCATATTCAGATAAGTTATGGAAAATAAATAGTAAAGATATAGATTTAAAATATAGTTTAGACGAGACTATTAATGAGGCACTATCTATAAATAGAGAAGATTCTATGATAGATAATATTAAAAAAACTATAAAAGCAAATTTCGGAGCAAAAAATAACATTGAGCTTAAAATAGACTATAATAAAGAGAAATTAATAAAATGCGTTAAAGATATATCTAAGGATATAAATATTGATATGGAAGATGCAAAATTAGATATAAATAACTCGAAAGTAGAGGTATTATCAGGACATAAAGGACAAGAAGTTGATGTAAATAAGAGTGTAGAAAATATAATTAGTCAACTTAAAAAAGGCAATAAAAAAGAAGATTTAGCAGTAAAAGTTACTAATCAGAATGTAAAAAAAGAGGATATACAACATATAGATACATTATTAGCTAGCTATTCTACCAAATTTGATTCATCAGTAGCTGGTAGAACAACTAATATAAGATTAGCAGCAAGTAGAACTAGTGATAAATTGCTAATGCCTGGTGAGACATTTTCATACAATGAAAATACTTTAATGAGAACTGTATCAAATGGTTATAAAAATGCACCAGTTATAGTACAAGGAGTAGTACAAGAAGGTGTAGGAGGTGGAGTTTGTCAGGTATCATCTACACTATATAATACGGTGTTATATTCAGGATTAGAAATTGTAGAACTTAAAAATCATTCTATACCATCTACATATGTAGCAAAAGGGAGAGATGCAACTGTAACTGATGGAGGAATAGACTTTGTATTTAAAAATAACTTAAAGCAGCCTATATATTTAAAAAATTATGTATCAGGAAATAGAGTTATATGCCAAATCTATGGTAGTAAATCAGATAAGCAAAATGTAGATATATTAACTAACATAGATGGAGTATCTCAAGCTCCTATAAAAAGAGTCGATGATCCAACTCTTCCAAAAGGGAAAGAAAAACAATTAGAAAAAGCAAGAAATGCATATACAGTATCAACTTACAGAGTATATAAGAATAGTAATGGAGAAGTGCTAAAAAAAGAAAAAGTATATACATCATATTATCCTAAAAAGCAAGGTGTTATCGCTGTTGGAACTATGGAGGTTAAAACACCAGAACAAAAACCTGTAAGACCAGAAAAACCAAATCAACAAGAACAAAAACCTGTACAACCAGAAGCTTTAACACCACCACCAGAACAAAATCCTAATCCAGACACACCAAGTGTATCTTAA
- a CDS encoding UbiD family decarboxylase, giving the protein MNFKELFYKCVDFIDIYKKNIITISLSVLGVIVLVIVFFISSDELSVQKEVDTLLENIENRRYNIAIDNYSNYEKKFSDSKMKRIDKTLSKKINKLLLESGDKYVNKEITKEQYVGMINTINAIENIEVDVGRIIEQSQRVSDMYKEENTDYDTALSYISMASTLNGISNELDGYKSNIEQIHESRLVYEKANENKENHMYYEAIQDYDKVLDKDDKYYKKAQKEKDECIDLMYDDYIEKADESNKDGDYESALRYIEYVKKYYPDDENILNLEKKYKEKLSIYTLSADDIINLISKKGNISKNSLSINSYYQMIDGEKYYCVEVLEYGMLTDEILVNAKTKEIYSYKDSNKDYKNTYCNGYFRYDNSGKVQFAISEEKAKFILQNKLEKNDEKYKEIYEVSKNKADRYVEDEKGLENILKGNEGLYYYEIVNKGFFRPKEAFMINMYSEKVYIISQKEIKEY; this is encoded by the coding sequence ATGAATTTTAAAGAATTATTTTATAAATGTGTAGATTTTATAGATATATATAAAAAAAATATAATCACAATTTCATTATCAGTATTAGGTGTAATAGTATTAGTTATAGTATTTTTCATAAGTAGTGATGAATTAAGCGTACAAAAAGAGGTTGATACATTATTGGAAAATATAGAAAATCGTAGATACAATATAGCTATTGACAATTACTCTAACTACGAAAAGAAATTTTCTGATTCTAAAATGAAAAGAATTGATAAAACATTATCTAAAAAGATAAATAAATTACTTCTTGAAAGTGGAGATAAATACGTAAATAAAGAAATTACAAAGGAACAATATGTAGGTATGATAAATACCATAAATGCAATAGAAAATATTGAGGTAGATGTAGGTCGTATAATAGAACAATCTCAAAGAGTATCTGATATGTATAAGGAAGAAAATACAGATTATGATACAGCTTTATCTTATATAAGTATGGCATCTACTCTAAATGGAATTTCAAATGAATTAGATGGATATAAAAGTAATATAGAACAAATACATGAATCTAGATTGGTGTATGAAAAAGCAAATGAAAACAAAGAAAACCACATGTATTATGAAGCAATACAAGATTATGATAAAGTACTAGACAAAGATGATAAATATTATAAAAAAGCACAAAAAGAAAAAGATGAATGTATAGACCTTATGTATGATGATTATATAGAAAAGGCTGATGAAAGTAACAAAGATGGAGACTATGAAAGTGCATTAAGATACATAGAGTATGTAAAAAAATATTATCCAGATGATGAAAATATACTAAATTTAGAGAAAAAGTATAAGGAAAAATTATCAATATACACATTATCAGCAGATGATATTATTAATTTAATATCTAAAAAAGGAAACATATCTAAAAATAGCCTATCTATAAATTCTTACTACCAAATGATAGATGGTGAAAAATATTATTGTGTTGAAGTGTTAGAGTATGGAATGTTAACCGATGAAATACTAGTAAATGCGAAGACAAAGGAAATATATTCATATAAGGATAGTAATAAAGATTACAAAAACACTTACTGTAATGGGTATTTTAGATATGATAATTCAGGAAAAGTACAATTTGCAATAAGTGAAGAAAAAGCTAAATTTATACTTCAAAATAAATTAGAAAAAAATGACGAAAAGTACAAAGAAATATATGAAGTATCTAAAAATAAAGCTGACAGATATGTAGAAGATGAAAAAGGATTAGAAAATATATTAAAGGGAAATGAAGGCTTATATTACTATGAAATTGTAAATAAAGGATTCTTTAGACCTAAAGAAGCTTTTATGATAAATATGTATAGTGAAAAAGTTTATATAATTTCTCAAAAAGAGATTAAAGAATATTAA
- a CDS encoding protein phosphatase 2C domain-containing protein, translating to MEIQSKWMDLVKLDFERFHPLVFKTEYIKYSTTLIAVLVTNRFRLYLKIGDGNIIIKDDTEFKEVLETRKSDTVDSLGRIDSYKNIMYYIDDEINKYKENIIIFTDGYEQSFDNKNELYKSLNDTIYMYNKSVFSREVLKRTYKQRLSKLSKQKSQDDISIVFLI from the coding sequence ATGGAAATTCAATCAAAATGGATGGATTTAGTTAAGTTAGATTTTGAAAGATTTCATCCATTAGTTTTTAAAACAGAATATATAAAATATTCTACAACATTAATAGCAGTGTTGGTAACTAATAGATTTAGGCTATATTTAAAAATAGGAGATGGAAATATTATAATAAAAGATGATACTGAGTTTAAAGAAGTATTAGAAACTAGAAAAAGTGATACAGTTGATTCTTTAGGAAGAATAGATTCATATAAAAATATTATGTATTATATAGATGATGAAATAAATAAATACAAAGAAAATATTATTATATTTACAGATGGATATGAGCAGTCTTTTGACAATAAAAATGAATTGTACAAAAGCCTTAATGATACAATATATATGTACAATAAGAGTGTATTTTCTAGGGAAGTTCTAAAAAGAACTTACAAACAGCGACTAAGTAAGTTAAGCAAGCAAAAAAGTCAGGATGATATAAGCATTGTGTTTTTAATATAA
- a CDS encoding protein phosphatase 2C domain-containing protein: MEYNIFSEMVTGYKNILKKSKSQDYLDFDFFDKGIVFAVSDGHSNDFFKYSDRGAKIACNIAVGMLKDLADLDTKDLINMLEEKKNTNGNSIKMDGFS, from the coding sequence ATGGAATACAATATATTTTCAGAAATGGTAACTGGTTATAAAAATATATTAAAAAAATCGAAATCTCAAGATTATTTAGATTTCGATTTTTTTGATAAAGGAATAGTTTTTGCTGTGTCTGATGGTCATAGTAATGATTTTTTCAAATATAGTGATAGAGGAGCTAAAATAGCTTGTAATATTGCAGTAGGCATGCTTAAAGATTTGGCAGATTTAGATACAAAAGATTTAATTAATATGCTAGAAGAAAAAAAAAATACAAATGGAAATTCAATCAAAATGGATGGATTTAGTTAA